CAGATCTGATGCTCATTGCTCTGTCCTATAGTCTCATCATTAGGGCCGTCTTCAAAATCTCCTCCAAGGGAGCCCACCAGAAAGCCTTCAgcacctgcacagcccacatctgTGTGATGCTGATGTCTTATATTCCCATCTTCTTAATTAGCCTGACACGCCGGTTCAGTGAGGGCATTGCTCCCCAGGCTCGCATCATCTTAGCCGACCTCTATCTCCTCATTCCTCCTATGCTCAACCCCATCATTTATGGGGTCAAAACCCAAGAGCTGCGTGAGAAATTGGGCAAATACACTTGCAGAAGGTGATCGCCGGAGGCTACTGACTTTCAAACTGTGTCAAGAGGGTGAAAGGATGCCTCCTCATTAATCCAGTGTGCTCTGTCGCAGTTTGGCTGAGCTCAGCACTTTGGAAGTTAACAGTCTGAGAAATTCCTCTCATCTAATGTCTTAGCACTCCATCACCAAGCACTGCACTCTCTGTTGCTAATTTCCCTCTCTCTGACCATCAAACATCCTCTTTTATTGTCACCCATcagccctcaccccacacacCATGTCACTCTGCCTTTCTGTAACTCCTAGACTACCAGAAGATACTGCAGATTTCTGATGCAAGGTGGCTTTCCCTTAGTCCCTGTGTGAACAGGATTACTGATCAGTTTGATGAACAGAAGCAATACTTTCAGACAGCcaagcagaaaagaaagaaactacAATGCTGAATTTCTTTATCATATGTACAGTGATCCAgtgagcaatattttttttcacgTCCAATCCTTCAGGAAACCCGTCGGATAAACCATGTAAAGACTAACAGTAACAAACTAATTCAACAATGTGGACATTAACTACCATCATTGAacgcaattaaaaataaatactataagaatgtttttgttgtttttgtgctaCAGATGTTTTGGGCTATTTTGGGTCTATTTTAACACCATCAGTAGCCATAGTTTGTTTGAAACGTCTGCCAACCCTCAGTTAGGAAACAAGTACCAGTACTGGggttttgaatttgaattttatTATCCTTTGATTGTTTTGTTGCTAATGTCAACAAATTTCTGCTGGGGCTTgtagctgttttttttaaatcaaatctgtACTACATATCTAACAAAACCTTCCTTTTGTTATTTGATGTATAGACCAAACtgtgaataaaaaaatattgttttaagaaATGGATTGGGCTACTTTTAGGTTAGTTTTTCAGTGACTTTGGGCTATAATGCAGTGGAACTCTGGCAACCCCAGCCAGaaccagaggggccagagaagaagCCCAGAATGTAACAGCACAGTGCAGCCAGGGCCTAGGAGGGAGGCCTGGGATGTGTGAGGAGCAGACTGTGAACTTTTCTTACATCCTAGAGACAGACGTTGGTGgtgtccccatgccacagagcgGGGCTCCTTCTTTCCcttaatcttttccattttttctttacttttcttATCCtcttgctgtttaataaattgtatgtgGTTTGAACGTCATGCAGTGATCAGTGAATTAGGGAAGTGGCTGGTGCGAAGACAGCACCCAGACTGAGGCCACAGTGGCACCTGTCTGAAGTGATCACAATGAGACTGGTGGTCAAACCAAGCACCGGCCTTTGACATGGCTGGTCCAGGTGATATCCCAGTGTGAGGTCCTGTAGGGAGCATGGTTTGGTCTCCCACATGACCTAAACTGCTGACCAAGAGCCAGCTCGGCTTGTGGAGGCCGGCAACCAGCCAGCCAGGCAAGAGACTTGCAGTGCTGGAAACAGTGGTCCCAACCTTCAGCTTGACCAGGCAGGCACTCAGCCAGCTAAATCCTCCAGTGGGAGCCAGTGTTCAGGGCTCCCCACTCTCCCAGGACAGAGGGCCCCCGATGTTAGAAGTTGTGCCTGGAATGGGGTTGGGCTGGAAGTGGCTCCCAATCTGATCTCTGGGATGGGTCGCTGAGGTGGggttgggagggaagaggaggggtgagTGTGCAAGCAGCTCTGTGTCCTGGCTGGGGGCTTGATACCTCTCTGCTCTCTAGGtggtgaggggtggggtgggcctGCACTATCGTCCCCTAAGAGCCCCACTTGCCCAGGGAAGGGCTTGCTCTTTCCCCACACTCCCGTCAGGTAGGGGAGCACACACTTCGTTCTGCACAGTTGAGCACCACGCTAACCACGGATGCTGCAGCCTGTTCCCATCCCACCCTGCAGAGAGGTGACCCATGGGGGGGGCACCCTGGGTCATATAACCCACCCCCCAGTTTTCTACCAGGCTTTGCCTGCTGAGTCCCTACCCCTTGCTCAGCACTTGCTGGATCTAGGGACCTAGAGGCAAACAAACAGCACATGCACCAAATAGCTGGGAGCCGCAGGGAGGGGCTGTTGCTTTAGCTCCGCAGGGAGAGGTAGGGGAGGAACAGCTGCTTTCCCATAGGGGAAATGAAGGTAAGGAGGAGGCTGGCTGGCGAGTGGGGGAATGATTTGAGCTGTTGGGGGGACCTTCAAATTGTTCCCTCCCACTGTCAGCAGATAAGGGTCCTCTCTGCTccccggctcggaagtttcactCGCTTGGTCCCAGGGGCTGCCTCCCCAAAGTCAGGCAGGCAGGTGCAGAGGAGATCAATGGGTGTGGGGTCAGCTCCCTGatgtgcctccctcccccatctgaaCAGGAGCGGGAATGGGGGCCACAGTGGGTAGGGGAGTAGAAAGCTGACTCTCTGCCCCTGGCTGTGCTCTGTCCTAGGGATTTTCCCAACAATGGCAGATTAACCATTAAGTAGgtgctgcctgactgctgtgacCTCCCAGAAACCCGTCTCCCTTTCTTTCAATTCATGATCACCTATCGCCATTCTCAGGCTTTCTGCTTGTAACTGTTTCTGTTTCCACCAGTTGTATTTCACAGAACACTGAAACTCCTGGGGCAAGGCCTTGGCTAGGCTGTTGGGCAAAGCACTGCACAGAAACTTTACTGAAGCACGGTAAAGACTTTCATTGTGTGTCTCAAAATATAAAACTGTCACAAGCGATATCAGAATTGGAGGCAGCAAAATTACGCAGAGTTGCCTTCTGAGTCTTAGATTCTTGCAGaacaatgttttttattttttgttgttatttattaatttagtGTTTAATTTAATGTTTAGTTCCTTTGTCACTAAGCTATAATGTTATATTTATGACATAGTTTATTATTTGAATACAATTGAAtttcatttaattgaattttgtgtcatttctccttttttatgtttttttggtaaataaaaaaaaaacatttgagatTGCAGCTTTATCTCAGAAATGTTTTGGTAATACTATTACATATGTAACTCaaagggcaccaaaatacaagttcactcAAGACACAATTTTCCCTAAGACTGGCCCCAGTCACCCCACCAGGAATCCTGGGCTCTGCCGTGTCAGGGTTATCGGGATGGGAGaatggaaggggagtcctcgaggtcaggcaggcctccaCGTAAAGGGAGCTGGAGttggagtgaggactcagatcctttcgctagcaaATTCTCCTGGGGTAATGATGCAGCCAGGAAAATTCCCCACAATAGAGAGAcgattcccccgcttacattatGGAAATGGGACAAATTAATTGGGTTGGATTTCAGTGATGCATAAAGAGACGTGTAACTTATGAAATCATCATATAAGTGATGAAagctgaaatgtgtaactttTCAGAGAACGTTCTCTGTGTAAGAGGAGCGTAAGTTCACTGGACGAGTTGGCTTCTCACAGACTAGTATCGCATAAAATCTTTTCCCTGTGCTATTTTATTATGGGGTTAGCGCAGTAAACCTGACGTTGATCATTTGGCCTCgtgaatatatttcataacaaatgAAAGCTTGGTCAAGGAATTGCCTACACAACTGATCATCAATCAGTATAAATCACTCCTTCATCTCAGATTCAGTATTTAGACACAAGGAAGGCACCCACAGAAATAATTGTCCTGAGCAAAATTGCGGTTGAAGtttatgaatcatagaatatcagggttggaagggacctcaggaggtcatctagtacaaccccctgctgTTATGAACTCAACCGTCTTTGTGACAATGTCCTTCGATCGCTATGTTGCCATATGTAATCCTCTGAGATACACCACCATCCTCAGCAATGCACGAATGGCTAAGCTAGGGCTAGTGGGTTTGGTAAGAGCTGTTCTCttcatgctgcccctgcccctgacGCTGAGCAGGCTGCCATATTGTGACAACCGCATTATCCCCTGCACACACTGTGAGCACGTGCTTGTGGCAATGATATCGCGTGGGGATATCACATTCAACAGGACATACAGCTTGGTGATACCATTAGTACTCATGGGGTCAGATCTGATGCTCATTGTTCTGTCCTATGGTCTCATCATTAGGGCCGTCTTCAGAATCTCCTCCAAGGGAGCCCACCAGAAAGCCTTCAgcacctgcacagcccacatctgTGTGATGCTGATGTCTTATATTTCCATCTTCTTCATTAGCCTGACACACCGATTCAGTGAGGGCATTGCTCCCCATGCTCCCATCATCTTGGCCAACCTCTATCTCCTCATTCCTCCTATTCTCAACCCCATCATTTATGGGGTCAAAACCCAAGAGCTGCGTGATAAAGTGGGCAAATACATCTGCCAGAGGCCACTGACTTTCAACTGATGGGTAATatcaacaatttatttttaagccttttttgtatttttatcatttttaattttcacagttgtgggaaattatcgAGGGAGAtcagataatttttaaattacagtagcAGTTGAGATTCAAGGAGTTCAGGCTTTAATgctgttaaaatacaaatatgtGACATAGTGTGACAAATATCTTGCAACTTAGTGGTTCTTTGGGTTTTTTGGTATTTCAGGCATCTTGGAAGGAAACAAAATGTCGCCAGAAGATGCCTAGTGTGCAGAACAGGAAACAAAAAGCTGAGGTAATGAGTGCAGTGAAGAAAGGTGCAGATGCAATGAAGAAATACTTGAAATCTGTCAATGGCCACCTATGCAGTAGTTACAATGGATACATCAGAGGAGAAATGCAGAGGTGATCCTCAACTGAAAATTCATGAATCATTGCAAGTGAATCAGAGAGacccaaacaaaacagaaattcttTATCTAAACCAGAATAATTCAGATTCTAGTAGTGGTAGAGATGACATCATTTGCATTATAGGCCTTGATGATGCTATTTCTGATCCTGCATTATGGCCCAATCTAATGCCCAAAATTCAAGATCTGCTAGTGACAGGCCACCAAAAGTAAAGGACACGGGTTTGCCTCTGGATATGCAGAATCACCATTTGAATATGATGTTTTTATACAGAAAGCTTGAACATGGTGAAGTTCTTACGTGGCGCTGGCTGCTTTACTCAGATCCCACTGACAAGGTTTTCTGTTTCTGCTGCAAGCTCTTCTACTTCAATCCAAAGTCATCCCTAGCATTTGAATGGTCAAATGATTGGGAGCACATGTCTCAGATTCTCGTGTGTCATGAAAAGTCACATAGTCATTTCAATTCCTTCCAAACATGGGTTGAAGCAGAGCAAAGGATAAAATAGGATAATTGCATCGATGTGGCGCTTCAACGTATGATTAAACAAGAGacaaaacagtgggagaacattATAAAAAGGCTCATGGCAACAATCCTTTATCTTTCTAAAAGTAGCATGGCTTTCTGATGCTCTTCTGACAGGCTCTTCATGGTGAACGACAGGAAATTCTTGGGTTTGGTAGAGTTTCTAGGAAAGTACAACAGAGTAATGAAGGGACATTTGGAACACATACTTTCCAGGGAGTTCTTGGATCACTACTGTGAAAAAAGAATCGAGAATGAGATAATTGAATTATTGGTGAAGAAAGTCCTGCAAGATATTATTAAAAGCTTAAGGAGTGCAAAGTACTACTCTGTGATATTGGGCTGCACTTCAGATGTGAGCCTTTCTGAAAAGATGTCTTTCACTGTTAGTTTCCTTGACACTTCAGAGGGCAAAGTGACAATTCAAGAGCACTTTACTGGGTATGCAGTGATACTGCTATGATCAATTGAAAATAGTTTTTGGCCCCATATCTTGTGGCAGCATTCCCAAACATAGAGCAGATGGCAGTACAttatgcacagaaaaaaaaaaagtcatcatgAATTGCTAGTCTGAACAGATTGTAAGACTCTGTTTGCCCTGACAATCTGATCCCCTGGTGTTAGGCTGAACAGTCTGCAAGACTAAGTTTCCCCTGAGAATTTGAGCAAATCATTTGATTCCCATGGGAGGCTCTCAAGCTGTAGTTCTGCAGGGTCTATTTTCTGCTCTTCCTGCTGCTCACAAAGCCAAGGGAATTGTCCGGGAATCCTGACCAACCTGAGAGTCCACAGGGACTGTTCAGGGGAATCATAAACGTTGCTGTCCGGCATGCTGAGTGTCAGACATCTGAGGTTCATATGCTGATTCTCTGGGCTCTGAATCCTGTCGCAGCAAGGCAATTTCTTCTCTGGGCTGAGCGGGATTGTGGTGAGTTGCCTCTTTCTGCATTAAAGTTAGTGGTAAGGGCTCAGGAAGGGTTCCAGGATTCAAGTCAAGATCCATGTGGGCAGGAATTCACCAGGACAGAGACTTGAACTGTTTAGTATTGTCAGTAACACCAAGGGATTTACCTGATAAAATTGGAACTACGAATGTATTGGAAATAATTTtagacaaaaatgtttttaagatcAGTTCTTTGTTTCTTACTGTGCCCTTCTATCTGTCTCAGTAGcttccttttggggggggggggggggctgtgtgatttttcCTCTGGTTCGCTCAATTTTTCCAATTCAGCAACTTCATTGCCCTTTTACAAAGTTCAGCCAAAGCCTCCGCTGCTGGtgtctgtgttaccagagggtTCACAACAAGAATGGGTCACACATTGGCCAGATTTTCCTCTCACATTCTGCTTCAGTGGGTCAGTCCAGATTGATACTGGTCTCCCTGAGAGTAAAATCAGGGCCCCTGTGTTTTGAAATCCCCATCTTTCATGACCAGTCTCAGAACAACACACAAACAGGGGTTTCCTTCAGACTCTTTCACACCCTAACAGAATAGCGCTCTCTGTAGCAGGACCCGAAGCCCTGATTTTCACAGCTCGGAGCCAAGAGTTAAACACTAAAGGTGAATTCAATCTTtgtcccactgagatcaatggcaaaactctgaaCATGACCAGGAATTCACCTTAAATCCACATGTGGGGACTTAAATAAATGGCGTGATTCACACTGGCCATGAGCTTCTAGTGAGGACAGGTGAGCTAATTTGGACCAAAAAGAACTGACCGtatgtgatgctctgtacctcggggggaCACTCTATACCCCCATGTTCATCATGttcagaggggaacatcacaccgTAGAGTTGCTGAAATCTGAAACTCACAGGCTTATAGCTTTAAAACAGTTaggataacatttttttttcagggagGGATTCTGGATTCTGATTCTGGAGAGGACGAGAACTACCAAAAGgcagaaaaaataaaaggagGACCAGGaatgcacagtgtgtgtgtgtgtgcagggggggggggggacacatgCAGTATCCAGATCACAGTGGCATAGAGTTCTGAAACTGGGCAAAACGGGGAATAGACACCCTGCCTAATGCACAGACTGAAGAGGTGTAACAAGGCCTCCTGGGGTCGGGGGGTGGATCATACTGTAGCAGACTGTCTCTGACACCTTCCCCCACCTGGGCCATCCCTTCTCTGGTGAGCAACCTCGTGGCAATGTCAGCAATCGCCAACACAGAAAAGCAGCCTCAGGAAGGGGTGTCTGGGTTTCTAGCGGGCTGCAATATGTTAAAGCTTTGTGTCATTTTGAGGAAGAGTTACTCTTGGAAACAGACATTATCATGCTGGGTTATGATTTTGTGCTCATTTTGAGGAAGAGTTACTCCTTCCCTGCACAAGCTGAGCTGTTGCTGCCGGAGTTCCCTTCCTCCCCAGAAAGCCTGTTCAGTCTgatctcccccttttccccagtGCAGGGAGACACTGAGTTTAGCCTAGTCTGAGGAGATATTTCTGTGAGCTGTCGCTGTGGAGTCTGGCGCATGGTTTTGCTTCTGGGTGAGGGGTATAACTGTGTGGCAGGGTTAGAAGTTGTGGGCGTGGGGGACCTACATGGACAAGTGGCCAGCactgggggctgtggggcagggagcggcatggacatggacatggtcAGACAGGCAGTGCTgctgaaagtatttttttctttgtgattaTTGGTCCAAGGCCAGCGCTGGGATCTTTCCTGGCCCCGAGTGTGTTTGGGCTGGTCGCATGGTCCCTTTGCCCTGGCaaggcacagagctgcagcctgggTGTCACAACCGTTACTCAGGTTAGTTTCcaattgttttgttgttgttgttgttctcatGTAACTTCAGGCATTTCACCAGTGGAAAGAACCATTGATCtttgtgtgacactgcacccgtATTCTTCACaataatattattatgatatgattatagcataattatgataCATTTTATGCACGATAGATCATGtaagatgtcattggaaaagttatgattttctgAACATGATTATCCCATTTCTACACCTGGCCTCCCATGGACCCGTAGGGGAGCAGCCCCTCACTGAGCCAAGATGGGCAGAGCCAGGCCATGCTCACCCCTCCTGCCGGAAGTCAatgggtgggacaggaagtataaaaggtggGGCTGGAATCTCCCGAGCTGGGACACTGAGGAGCTGAGGACTCGCCAGAGCCACCAGAGCCGTACTCTGACCCGATTACAAGGGAGTTGTCAGGGCTACCACAGGCCTTATACCCTGATGACCTGGACAACCCCCTACAGCACCAGGCAcaccccggggggggaggggtaggggagTTACgaagtggggcaggggcagctgacCCTAGTCTGGCTACAGCATCACCTGAGtttatgtcagtgtgttgcagtcaggatccctgctgacccagtggcaaatCCCCACTGCCAGTCTTAGGGCCCTGGGCACAGTGGAGTGGGTAGGCCTGTGCCACCACGGCCACTGGGGTGGCTGTCTCCCCCTCTCTAAGACAAGGAGCCAGTGTTTGTCAGCCAACCACCAGAGCTAGGATAACTGAACCCCTTGCTCCTCGGTCCTGACCAGATGCCCGAGCCATAGGTctttgttgccctgccctgattAAGGGCCGGCGTTCCCTGTGTTTGCTGCTCGGCCCTGGACACAGGCCCAAGCTGTAGACTCATTGCCCCATCCTGTCTGAGGGCCTGGGTTAACTAACTGCCTTTGCAGCTCAGCCCTAACCTCAGGTCTGACCCCTTGACTCCTGTGGCCTCGCCCTGCCTGAAGGCCTGAGCTAGAGACTCTTGATGTGCTGCTAATTCCCCACAATGGGTGATGCCCAGAGACATAGTGAGGCGGATTGGCCTTCCATGAACTCGGAGGGGGAGGAACCCCACCGCTGGACCACTCCAACTATGTAtctgtagttacacctgggtaacacccaaTAGGCAAGATGCTGTCAGTCCAGATAGCTGGTTGTGAAGGGCCTATTCAaggcaatgagccattagggatAACAAAAGGCTGTGGGAGAAACtgatctcccacctggtgagGATTCCTGAGAACGCTCCAGACAGCCTataggtaaggctaagatttagtcatgggcttttttagtaaaagtcatggacaggtcacgggaaATAATCCAAAATCCACagccccgtgacctgtccatggcttGTACTagatacccctgactaaatctttggTGTTCTGGGGGGGCTCCAGAAcaggagcacagctgctgctctggagggGGGCCTCCGAGGCAcaagctggtgctgggggggcccACTGGGGCACCCGCTGGTGCTCGGAGGGTGGTGTGGCCCGGACCACAGCAGCCACTCCTGGCAGGGGGCAGTCTGGAACCTcctcactgctgctggcgggcACTGGCCCAGGATGGCCACTGTTGCCGGGGGAATGGGATGATGTAGTTGGCCCCGGTGCCACCTGAGCTGCTCGGGTAGCCCTGGGGTCAGTCACACTTGCTGGCATCAGAATTCACGGACATCCGAGAAAATCATGGAATCTGCGTATTCTGTGAAATCTGTGACAGACTTGCAGCATTGCTTATAAGTAATGGATGCTATGAGTCcacaagggcatgtgaccaggccacataactctggactccatcttggggaGTCTGTACTTTTCTAACAAACTGGTCttggaaccaagttttgaaacaaagggttcccaccatatgctaaagctagcctgtgtatggaaacctgagaaacccaagctgcaaagcacaTGGAGTTTGTGCCTTAGGATTCTTCCATACTGCATATATCATCAAtcagggtgagaaactgctaattcatagtatcagaggggtagccatgttagtctgtatccaaaaaaacagcaaggagtccagCGGCATCTGAGGAAGCAGGTTTTTTACTaacaagcttatgcccaaataaatctgtaagtctttaaggtgccactagactccttgcTGCTTTTGCTAATTCATAGTCTATATAACTAGTGTGTtaagctttttttatttgctaggtaatctactTTGACCTGTTTGCTATATCTTATAATTACTTAAAAacagggctgtcaagtgattaaaaaaatagtaattaattgcgcgatttaaaaaaattattgagattaattgcactgttaaacactaatagaatgccatttatttaaatattttggatgttttctagattttaaaatatattgatttctattataacacagaatatgaagtgtacagtgcttactttgtatttatttttgattacacttatttgcactgtaaaaaaaacaaagaaatagtatttttcaattcacctagtagaggtactgtagtgcaatctctttatcatgaaattggaatttacaaatgtagaattatgtacaaaaaactgccttcaaaaaataaaacaatgtaaaactttagcacctacaagtccattcagtcctatttcttgttcagccaatcgctcagacaaagaagtttgcTTATATTTGCAGGACatactgctgcccacttcttgtttacaatgttacctgaaagtgagaacaggtgttctcatggcactgttgtagccgtcattgcaagatatttaagtgccagatgcgctaaagattcatatttcccttcatgcttccgcatcagagtgttgatCTTTTCAGAGTTTTGAAACTATGCTtcacacttcatccctctcaattttggaaggcacttcatatTCTTGAACCTTGggctgagtgctgtagctatctttagaaatctcacattggtgatTTCTTTATGTTTTctcaaatcttcagtgaaagcatttttaaaatgaacaatatgtgatAGGTCATcacccgagactgctataacatgtaATATGTGCcagaatgctggtaaaacagagaaggggatatacaattctcccccaaagagttcatcagcatggaagataTCCTTtgaaatggtggccgaagcatgatgggacatacgaatatttagcctatctggcacgtaaatatcttgcaatgctggctacaaaagtgccatgcaaatgcctgttctcactttcaggtgacattgtaaagaagaagatggcagcattctctcctgtaaatgtaagctaacctgtttgtcttagcaattggccgaacaagaagtaggactgagtggacttgcaggctctgaagttttacattgttttgtttctgaatgcagttatactattacttttgtttatcatttttacagtgcaaatatttgtaataaaacaatatacactttgatttcaattacaacaccgaatacaatatatataaatgtgtagaaaaacatccaaaatatttaatacatttcaattggtattctactgtttagtagtgtgattaaaactgtgattaatcacgattaattttttaatcatgattactgTTTGAgctaatcacatgagttaactgtgattaattgacagccctagttaaaagtCATCTTTTTTAGTCAATATGTTTTCACCCAAATCCAGTATGTTTTCACCCAAATCCAGTATGCCTTtaactgaagtgtctgggggaaaaaTCTCAGGTTGGCaaccacaagtgtgcattgtcCTCCACTCATTGAAGGAGGGGAGAACCGGGTAACAAATTCATATTGGTTGGGGTTTgtaccagggcaggacagtacaaAACTGGGGTCTTGCACTAGAGAGATGGTGGTTATTTTGGCTCTAgactctctattgttggttcatgcagtggctggtcagagagcctgcatgtaactgcagctgggagtgtccGTTCCTGTGTGAATGATGGTGGAGGTGTAGGACCCTGAGCTGGTCTGCAGCATGTCACAGCAGCACAttgagagagggagcccaggctagtgagTCTTAGGACTCAGTGGAACCCCAGGTTCAGGTATCGCTgaggggggaacccatcacaatttGCTCCTCAGCTGCTTAAATGGACCAAAACACTCTGACCCCCTGTCTGtactctccttccccatcccaggcTGTCCCGATTCCAACAGCACACTGGGCACCAGTGTCTTCTCCAAGCTCCCCAGTCATCCCTGACTCCTACAACCTCCGAGCTGACAACTTTTCCTCTGCAGGGTGTGAGGTGCCTCCCATCACACCTCCTCCCTTGGCTGGGGGGTAATCAGTGACTGTGACTCACCAGTGAGAAATCTCACACACAAGTGACAAATGTCAAGGTAGGCACTTGTGCGGTGTCTTTTGTTCTTCCCATACAAAACATGTGGTACTTTAAAGATTGCTATACAGGAACAACTTGCAAGCTGAGAAATATCCACATTATATAATGACAGCAGGCAACTCTGGGACATGTGAGGGCCTAGATAAAAACAGCTACCATGTGCAGGATCCGCTGGCAACTGCCTGGAACAGTGGGCCACTAGGACACAGACATTAAATCGAGGATGTTCTGGGACCATTTGTTACCCGGCTCTTTTAGTCATTAATAGTGAGGGTTGTACACTCATTCCTCATTGTGGAGATTTCGAGGGGTAAAACCATTATTTTTCTCACTTAAAATGTTCATCCATGCTGTACCTCATGGGATCCCTCAGCCTTGTGAAATACACACCTAGAATAATGCTTTCAAGGTTCCACAGTTATATAAGAATTTCCCCCCTTAAGGTTAAATTCAGCATAGTcatgaatagaaaaaaatgcCTTTAGTAATCTCAGGCAGGAGCTTGCAGGCAAAATGGCTCCAGCTGAGTCCTGGGGACATGTTtgtagattcccaggccagaaggagccattgTGATCCtctggtctgacttcctgtaGAGCAAGGGATAGGGATTTCTG
The DNA window shown above is from Trachemys scripta elegans isolate TJP31775 chromosome 1, CAS_Tse_1.0, whole genome shotgun sequence and carries:
- the LOC117885302 gene encoding olfactory receptor 52D1-like — protein: MSFDRYVAICNPLRYTTILSNARMAKLGLVGLVRAVLFMLPLPLTLSRLPYCDNRIIPCTHCEHVLVAMISRGDITFNRTYSLVIPLVLMGSDLMLIVLSYGLIIRAVFRISSKGAHQKAFSTCTAHICVMLMSYISIFFISLTHRFSEGIAPHAPIILANLYLLIPPILNPIIYGVKTQELRDKVGKYICQRPLTFN